A genomic region of Gemmata massiliana contains the following coding sequences:
- a CDS encoding ThuA domain-containing protein — protein sequence MLYLRLAFVLLCALTGRAVTHAVEPWADDKLPVTDGIALWLDASRIDAAHKANNEKLPTGGKLATWFDGSGRGRNLKQPVATAQPKIVKVGDASIVRFDGETNHLRFTGGKDDAKAFTAFVVVAPRTNPGAFRGFFALNAPNGRDYETGLAIDMGPNFTPRFTDLNVEGRGFGGWQNLLKPGGDFGKLYQLEVRGSAEAKSIRLFTDGVATGERPWAPVALSLAEITVGARFYTNGPGAHEVRGPARCDIAEVLLYDRALSGDEAKKVRGHLTAKHASLKQNLPPEPPAAGERLVPVTDPPAVQVFVPGFTVKQLPVDLTNVNNVKYRADGALVALCYNGDIWVLKDTDGDGIEDKAELFWENKGRLRAPIGMDLTPPGYKHGAGVFVACKGKVTLIVDTDNDGKADKEIIVADGWKEIANNVDALGVALDPKDGAVYYGRGAFSYTDAYRVDKDGKSQYSLKDEEGTIIRVAPDFKTREVVATGIRFPVGLRFNKAGDLFCTDQEGATWLPNGNPLDELLHIQRDKIRHYGFPPRHPKHLPDVIDEPSTFDYGPQHQSTCGFCFNEPVKDGGLTFGPKSWAGDAIVTGESRGKLYRTQLVKTDAGYVAKNHLFACLNMLTIDCCIAPDGSLVVACHSGGPDWGSGPTGKGKLYKISYTDKEHPQPVLVYPAGPREVRVEFDRPVDPQLLRDVLAQTKLTAGKFVRAGDRFETLWPGYAVVQAEKLTPRFNVPVRSAQLTPDRRTLVLATDPLQGAGHYALTLPGMGRPTKDKTPNGTLPQHPQIDLDFDLSGCEAKWVSSDGKISWTGWLPAFDLPLAQKLTAGSAPHAALWEETKKGGALVLEGQLNLIDMLRPAVQPGSKIDYQLPKEQITVKHGKLLIAEDKERGVWPARVASQVAPGASDVRSASVTWFTAEDKRPRPFPLHRALVPWADTKAEIGKSIELARPKELDGGSWARGRKVFFSEQASCFKCHSIHSQGGSIGPDLTNLIHRDYGSVVRDITQPSFAINPDFVASVVALKDDRVLTGVIRTVGDKLHIGDNKGATTIVDRADVESIKASPLSIMPDDLLKKLPPEQARDLLTFLLTPAPRMPDDYVGPEKRPKPRTLAEVNAALAGAPNPPEKTRPIRVVLVAGPKDHGKGEHDYPAWQKAWAELLAAGDKIEVVTAMNWPAKEEFQKADAMVFFQRGDWDAKRAVEIDAFLERGGGLTYLHWAVDGQKDSPGFAKRIGLTWGNGSKFRHGPVELDFKDAKHPVTRNFDKLKLVDESYWQLTGDLPKERVLGWANEDAKPQPLFWSVERGKGRVFVSIPGHYSWTFDDPLFRVLLLRGIAWTTKEPVDRFNDLVLPGADVAK from the coding sequence ATGCTCTACCTCCGACTCGCATTCGTCCTTCTTTGCGCACTCACCGGGCGGGCCGTTACGCACGCGGTCGAGCCGTGGGCCGATGACAAACTTCCCGTTACAGACGGCATCGCGCTGTGGTTGGACGCGAGCCGCATCGACGCGGCGCACAAGGCCAACAACGAGAAGCTCCCAACGGGCGGGAAGCTCGCGACGTGGTTCGATGGGTCCGGGAGGGGGCGAAATCTGAAGCAACCGGTCGCGACCGCGCAGCCGAAGATTGTGAAGGTCGGCGACGCAAGTATCGTGCGCTTCGACGGCGAAACCAATCACCTCCGGTTCACGGGCGGTAAAGACGACGCGAAGGCGTTCACGGCTTTCGTAGTGGTCGCGCCGCGAACTAATCCCGGCGCGTTCCGCGGGTTCTTCGCGCTCAATGCCCCCAATGGGCGCGACTACGAAACCGGCCTCGCCATCGACATGGGGCCGAACTTCACGCCGCGCTTCACCGACCTCAACGTGGAGGGCCGGGGGTTCGGCGGATGGCAGAATCTGCTCAAACCCGGTGGCGACTTCGGGAAGCTCTACCAACTCGAAGTACGCGGGAGCGCCGAAGCCAAGTCGATTCGACTGTTCACGGACGGCGTCGCGACCGGCGAGCGCCCCTGGGCGCCAGTTGCACTGAGTCTGGCAGAGATTACCGTCGGCGCGCGGTTCTACACAAACGGCCCCGGCGCACACGAGGTGCGCGGCCCGGCCCGGTGCGACATCGCGGAAGTGCTGCTCTACGATCGCGCGCTTAGCGGCGACGAGGCGAAGAAGGTGCGCGGGCACCTCACCGCGAAGCACGCGAGCCTGAAGCAGAACCTCCCGCCCGAACCGCCGGCCGCGGGCGAGCGCCTCGTGCCGGTTACGGACCCGCCTGCGGTGCAGGTGTTCGTGCCGGGGTTCACGGTGAAGCAACTCCCCGTCGATCTCACGAACGTGAACAACGTGAAGTACCGCGCGGACGGGGCGCTCGTGGCGTTGTGCTACAACGGCGACATTTGGGTGCTGAAGGACACTGATGGCGACGGCATTGAGGATAAGGCCGAACTGTTCTGGGAGAATAAGGGGCGGCTCCGGGCGCCGATCGGAATGGACCTTACGCCGCCCGGGTACAAGCACGGGGCCGGGGTGTTCGTCGCGTGCAAAGGGAAGGTGACGCTCATCGTCGATACCGACAATGACGGCAAAGCCGATAAGGAGATCATTGTTGCGGACGGGTGGAAGGAGATCGCGAACAACGTGGACGCGCTCGGCGTCGCGCTCGACCCGAAGGACGGGGCCGTCTACTACGGGCGCGGGGCGTTCAGTTACACCGATGCGTACCGCGTCGACAAGGACGGCAAATCGCAATACTCGCTCAAGGACGAAGAAGGAACGATCATCCGCGTCGCCCCCGACTTCAAGACGCGCGAAGTCGTCGCGACCGGCATTCGGTTCCCCGTGGGGCTGCGATTCAACAAGGCGGGCGACCTGTTCTGCACAGACCAAGAAGGCGCGACGTGGCTCCCCAATGGCAACCCACTCGATGAGTTGCTGCACATTCAGCGCGACAAAATTCGGCACTACGGGTTCCCACCGCGGCACCCGAAGCACCTGCCGGACGTGATTGATGAACCGAGCACGTTCGATTACGGCCCGCAGCACCAGTCGACGTGTGGGTTCTGTTTCAACGAACCCGTGAAAGATGGGGGCCTTACTTTTGGTCCGAAGAGTTGGGCCGGGGACGCGATCGTAACGGGCGAATCGCGCGGCAAACTGTATCGCACGCAGTTGGTGAAGACGGACGCGGGCTACGTGGCGAAAAACCACCTGTTCGCGTGCCTGAACATGCTCACCATCGATTGCTGCATTGCGCCCGACGGTTCGCTCGTGGTCGCGTGTCACAGCGGTGGCCCGGATTGGGGCAGTGGACCGACGGGGAAAGGCAAGCTCTACAAGATCAGTTACACCGATAAAGAGCACCCGCAACCGGTGCTGGTGTACCCCGCGGGGCCGCGCGAGGTCCGCGTCGAGTTCGATCGGCCGGTCGATCCGCAATTGCTCCGCGACGTGTTGGCGCAAACGAAGCTCACCGCAGGGAAGTTCGTTCGCGCCGGCGATCGTTTTGAAACGCTCTGGCCGGGGTACGCGGTCGTTCAAGCCGAGAAACTCACCCCGCGCTTCAACGTGCCGGTTCGCTCCGCGCAACTCACGCCGGATCGCCGAACGCTCGTACTCGCCACGGACCCGCTCCAAGGCGCCGGGCACTACGCGCTCACGCTCCCCGGTATGGGGCGCCCCACAAAGGACAAGACGCCGAATGGCACACTCCCGCAACACCCGCAGATCGACCTCGACTTCGATTTGAGTGGCTGCGAGGCAAAGTGGGTGTCATCGGACGGCAAGATCTCATGGACCGGTTGGTTGCCGGCCTTTGACTTGCCGCTCGCGCAAAAATTGACGGCCGGTAGCGCGCCTCACGCCGCACTCTGGGAAGAAACGAAGAAAGGCGGGGCGCTGGTACTAGAGGGGCAACTGAACCTGATTGACATGCTCCGGCCGGCCGTTCAACCAGGATCGAAAATCGATTACCAGTTACCGAAGGAACAGATCACGGTTAAGCACGGAAAACTTCTCATTGCGGAAGACAAGGAAAGAGGGGTGTGGCCCGCGCGCGTCGCATCGCAGGTGGCGCCCGGTGCAAGCGATGTACGTTCCGCTTCTGTGACTTGGTTCACCGCAGAAGACAAACGCCCGCGCCCGTTCCCGCTTCACCGCGCGCTTGTTCCGTGGGCGGACACGAAGGCCGAAATCGGGAAGTCGATCGAACTCGCGCGCCCGAAGGAACTCGACGGCGGGAGCTGGGCACGCGGACGAAAAGTGTTCTTCAGCGAACAAGCGTCATGCTTCAAATGCCACAGCATCCATTCACAGGGCGGCAGCATCGGCCCCGATCTCACGAACCTCATTCACCGCGATTACGGTTCCGTGGTGCGCGACATCACGCAGCCGAGCTTCGCTATCAATCCCGATTTCGTCGCCTCGGTGGTCGCCCTGAAGGACGATCGCGTACTCACGGGCGTGATTCGCACGGTCGGCGATAAACTCCACATCGGCGACAACAAGGGAGCGACCACGATCGTCGATCGGGCGGACGTGGAGTCGATCAAGGCGTCTCCGCTGTCGATCATGCCGGACGATCTGCTGAAGAAGCTCCCGCCCGAACAGGCCCGCGATCTGCTCACGTTCTTGCTCACTCCCGCGCCACGAATGCCAGACGATTACGTCGGCCCCGAGAAGCGCCCCAAACCGCGCACGCTCGCAGAAGTGAACGCGGCGCTCGCGGGGGCGCCCAACCCACCCGAAAAGACGCGCCCGATTCGCGTGGTGCTGGTGGCTGGCCCGAAGGACCACGGGAAGGGCGAGCACGATTACCCCGCGTGGCAGAAGGCGTGGGCCGAACTGCTCGCGGCCGGCGACAAGATCGAGGTCGTAACGGCGATGAACTGGCCCGCGAAAGAGGAGTTCCAGAAGGCCGACGCGATGGTCTTCTTCCAGCGGGGCGACTGGGACGCGAAGCGCGCGGTCGAGATCGATGCGTTCCTCGAACGCGGCGGCGGTCTGACGTACCTCCACTGGGCGGTGGACGGGCAGAAGGACTCGCCCGGATTCGCGAAGCGCATCGGGCTGACGTGGGGCAACGGCTCGAAGTTCCGCCACGGTCCTGTGGAACTCGATTTCAAGGACGCGAAACACCCGGTCACCCGCAACTTCGACAAACTGAAGCTGGTGGACGAGAGCTACTGGCAACTGACCGGCGACTTACCGAAGGAGCGCGTCCTCGGGTGGGCCAACGAGGACGCGAAACCGCAACCGCTGTTCTGGTCGGTCGAGCGCGGGAAGGGGCGCGTGTTCGTGTCGATCCCCGGCCACTACTCCTGGACGTTCGACGACCCGCTGTTCCGTGTGCTGCTCCTGCGAGGCATCGCGTGGACCACGAAGGAGCCAGTGGACCGGTTCAACGACCTCGTACTGCCCGGTGCGGACGTGGCGAAGTGA
- a CDS encoding superoxide dismutase, whose amino-acid sequence MAHTLPALPYAFDALEPHIDAKTMEIHSQKHHKAYVDNLNKALEAAPDLANQDIVTLLRGIGSVPAGIKQAVINNGGGHHNHTLFWEIMGAGAGGEPTGQIADAIKDGFGDFAKFKDTVKNNGLTQFGSGWSWVVYNPTSGKLEALKKPNQDSPLMEGLVPVLGVDVWEHAYYLKYQNLRASYIDAWWNVVNWKAVEAKYVAAKAGK is encoded by the coding sequence ATGGCACACACACTCCCCGCGTTGCCGTATGCCTTCGACGCCCTCGAACCGCACATCGACGCCAAGACGATGGAGATCCACAGCCAGAAGCACCACAAGGCTTACGTCGACAACCTGAACAAGGCGCTCGAAGCGGCCCCGGACCTCGCGAACCAGGACATCGTGACGCTGCTCCGCGGGATCGGGAGCGTGCCGGCCGGGATCAAACAGGCCGTCATCAACAACGGCGGCGGGCACCACAACCACACGCTGTTCTGGGAGATCATGGGCGCGGGAGCCGGCGGCGAACCGACCGGGCAGATCGCGGACGCGATCAAGGACGGGTTCGGCGACTTCGCCAAGTTCAAGGACACGGTGAAGAACAACGGCCTCACGCAGTTCGGCAGCGGGTGGAGCTGGGTCGTGTACAACCCGACCTCCGGCAAACTCGAGGCACTCAAGAAGCCGAACCAGGACAGCCCGCTGATGGAGGGCCTCGTGCCGGTTCTCGGCGTGGACGTGTGGGAGCACGCCTACTACCTGAAGTACCAGAACCTCCGCGCGTCCTACATCGATGCGTGGTGGAACGTGGTGAACTGGAAGGCGGTCGAAGCCAAGTACGTCGCCGCCAAAGCCGGCAAGTAA
- a CDS encoding protein kinase domain-containing protein: MTNEPDSGAGESYGSTRSSAPTVPGLVPDFITGAAEVMPRGVFPEYEFLRELGRGGMGVVYLARNRFLDRLEAIKVVKGPWSEDQFRQEVRAAARLNHPNVVTVYTALSGSVLAFAMEFVEGENLSRQVKLRGPLPPARACAYARQAALGLQHAHERGMTHRDVKPQNLMVFRSNGQDVLKVLDFGLAKFAEPDLDSVAMLGPTLGTPGYASPEQVRNADTADVRSDVYSLGVTLRFLLTGEQPGEDDPSESETLQTSWPDGLTTVIARMTAQAPADRYQTAAEVAAALEPFTVTKQEPALPARPKRGWRAIGAGSAFLALVLGGAAIMLSGGGPVAPRDDNPAPPTQPADEPFVSIFNGTDLSGWVVDGGDDSQWGVESGAIVTTGRKNGPQTWLLSQQPYGDMRLRFEYQLEAGGNSGFVFRAVPGERPILTPDGRPTKIPYHQQVELSDPAEKEWAWLPTGQVSGGSGRNDPVLKSTLTLATQPRPAGEWNTVEIEMVGQSLKVTLNGNVIQTADLDQLIAQGSRFPALKRKEGRIGFQQCRSTVRFRKIEIFALPK; encoded by the coding sequence ATGACGAACGAACCCGATTCCGGTGCCGGTGAGTCCTACGGCTCGACCCGGTCGTCGGCGCCGACGGTACCGGGACTAGTCCCGGATTTCATCACCGGCGCCGCCGAAGTGATGCCGCGCGGAGTGTTCCCCGAGTACGAGTTCCTGCGCGAGTTGGGGCGCGGGGGCATGGGGGTCGTGTACCTAGCCCGGAACCGCTTTCTCGACCGGCTCGAAGCGATCAAGGTCGTGAAGGGGCCGTGGTCCGAGGACCAGTTCCGGCAAGAGGTCCGGGCCGCGGCGCGGCTCAACCACCCGAACGTGGTCACCGTTTACACCGCCCTGTCCGGAAGCGTCCTGGCGTTCGCGATGGAGTTCGTCGAGGGCGAGAACCTATCCCGCCAAGTGAAGTTGCGCGGCCCGCTCCCCCCGGCCCGCGCCTGCGCCTACGCGCGACAAGCGGCTCTGGGGCTCCAACACGCCCACGAGCGCGGGATGACGCACCGAGACGTGAAACCACAGAACCTGATGGTGTTCCGGTCTAACGGGCAGGACGTGCTCAAGGTTCTCGACTTCGGGCTGGCTAAATTTGCGGAGCCGGATCTCGACTCGGTGGCCATGCTGGGGCCAACACTCGGAACTCCCGGGTACGCCTCCCCGGAACAGGTCCGGAACGCGGACACCGCGGACGTTCGGTCGGACGTTTACAGTCTCGGGGTCACGCTGCGCTTCTTGCTGACTGGGGAGCAACCGGGCGAAGACGATCCGTCGGAGTCAGAGACACTCCAGACGTCCTGGCCCGATGGACTCACCACGGTCATCGCTCGGATGACCGCGCAAGCCCCCGCCGACCGGTATCAGACGGCGGCCGAGGTCGCGGCCGCGCTGGAGCCGTTCACCGTAACCAAGCAAGAACCGGCGCTCCCAGCACGACCGAAGCGCGGGTGGCGGGCGATCGGTGCGGGAAGCGCGTTTCTGGCACTCGTCCTCGGCGGCGCCGCAATCATGCTTTCCGGGGGAGGACCGGTCGCGCCTCGGGACGACAATCCCGCGCCCCCGACGCAACCCGCCGACGAGCCGTTCGTTTCCATCTTCAACGGGACCGATTTGTCCGGTTGGGTCGTGGACGGTGGCGATGACAGTCAGTGGGGCGTCGAGTCCGGCGCCATCGTCACGACCGGGCGCAAGAACGGCCCGCAGACGTGGCTCCTGAGCCAGCAGCCTTACGGCGACATGCGGTTGCGGTTCGAGTACCAGCTCGAAGCGGGCGGGAACTCCGGGTTCGTGTTCCGCGCGGTACCGGGCGAGCGCCCGATTCTGACCCCGGACGGGCGCCCGACTAAGATCCCCTACCACCAGCAGGTCGAACTTTCTGACCCTGCCGAAAAGGAATGGGCGTGGCTCCCCACCGGACAGGTGAGCGGTGGGAGCGGGAGAAATGACCCCGTGTTGAAGTCCACGCTCACGCTCGCGACCCAACCGCGCCCCGCGGGCGAGTGGAACACGGTCGAGATCGAGATGGTGGGGCAGTCGCTCAAGGTGACGCTAAACGGGAACGTAATTCAGACGGCCGACCTGGACCAACTCATCGCCCAGGGGAGCCGGTTCCCCGCTCTCAAGCGCAAAGAAGGGCGGATCGGGTTCCAGCAGTGCCGGAGCACCGTGCGGTTCCGTAAGATCGAGATCTTCGCACTTCCCAAGTAA
- a CDS encoding trypsin-like peptidase domain-containing protein has protein sequence MTWTKYHTNLREVLANLFPETDDAKTVAVDAGIPRAHLALKSKPVNNWQGILEEALRRGVVPRLIDVALREYPGNEWLRAARTDRDVPVRVEPSDIDWAGPDDPKTLEKALGHQSTFLPIHFLEVGLRMAAAVCRVLRADRETGTGFLIHGDLLVTNLHVLGSEADAAGAKLQFNYQETPEGRAAEAVDWALDPGTGFWPVPENDLTVVRVSAGACARWGAVAVGAAKAQAEERVSIIQHPGGGAKQIAMHRNIVAYAGEKRVQYLTDTMPGSSGAPVFNNRWELVAVHSSGGWIRDPGTKSINFRNQGIAVGILREVLARFKLLAE, from the coding sequence GTGACCTGGACCAAATACCACACCAACCTTCGCGAAGTGCTCGCGAACCTATTCCCGGAGACGGACGACGCCAAGACCGTCGCCGTGGACGCTGGGATCCCGCGCGCGCACCTCGCGCTCAAGTCCAAGCCGGTGAACAACTGGCAGGGCATTCTCGAAGAGGCGCTCCGCCGCGGCGTTGTTCCGCGGCTCATCGACGTCGCGTTGCGCGAGTACCCGGGCAACGAGTGGCTCCGCGCCGCTCGGACCGATCGGGACGTGCCGGTGCGGGTTGAGCCGTCCGACATCGACTGGGCCGGCCCCGACGACCCGAAAACCTTGGAGAAGGCACTCGGGCACCAGAGCACATTTCTGCCCATCCACTTCCTTGAAGTCGGACTTCGCATGGCGGCCGCCGTCTGCCGGGTTCTGCGCGCGGACCGGGAGACGGGAACGGGTTTTCTGATCCACGGCGATCTGCTCGTGACGAACCTGCACGTGCTTGGCAGTGAGGCCGACGCGGCCGGGGCGAAACTCCAGTTCAACTACCAAGAGACGCCGGAAGGGCGCGCCGCGGAGGCGGTCGACTGGGCGCTCGACCCGGGTACGGGATTCTGGCCGGTCCCCGAGAACGATCTGACCGTCGTCCGCGTCAGCGCCGGGGCGTGCGCGCGATGGGGGGCGGTCGCGGTCGGCGCGGCGAAGGCCCAGGCCGAGGAGCGGGTGTCGATCATCCAGCACCCGGGCGGGGGCGCGAAGCAGATCGCGATGCACCGGAACATCGTCGCCTACGCCGGTGAGAAGCGCGTGCAGTACCTCACGGACACGATGCCCGGGTCGTCGGGCGCACCGGTGTTCAACAACCGTTGGGAACTGGTGGCCGTTCACTCGAGCGGCGGCTGGATCCGCGACCCGGGCACGAAAAGTATCAACTTTCGCAATCAGGGCATCGCCGTCGGCATCCTTCGCGAAGTGCTGGCGCGGTTCAAGTTGCTCGCGGAGTGA